The following are encoded together in the Lathyrus oleraceus cultivar Zhongwan6 chromosome 3, CAAS_Psat_ZW6_1.0, whole genome shotgun sequence genome:
- the LOC127126856 gene encoding uncharacterized protein LOC127126856, protein MAIELCSENCGVSSVSPRISFSQDFSQTDAIPVEQQPFRSNSSGLNSSIDFDFCVNQTLNLESSSAEELFSDGRILPSEIKKKKLPLKQPLTTTQSSPPHPPLHPSYLRKDSSKESSKESKYLNDEVCEKQSSSSNSKSFWSFKRSSSCGSGYGRSLCPLPLLSRSNSTGSTSSVNKRNSMSKDGISIKQNSQKHSSSTRLSNSSGSNSYLKPPLNKSHGSHGSVRVNPVLNVPSANLFGLGSIFSNNRDKSKKK, encoded by the coding sequence ATGGCAATTGAACTTTGCTCAGAAAACTGTGGTGTTTCTTCAGTGAGTCCAAGAATTTCTTTCTCTCAGGACTTTTCACAAACAGATGCCATACCTGTTGAGCAACAACCCTTTAGATCAAATTCTTCTGGGTTGAATTCAAGTATTGATTTTGATTTCTGTGTCAATCAAACCCTCAACCTTGAATCATCTTCTGCTGAAGAGCTTTTCTCAGATGGCAGAATTCTTCCATCTGAAATCAAGAAAAAAAAACTCCCTTTGAAGCAACCATTAACAACAACTCAATCATCACCACCACACCCTCCATTGCATCCTTCATATTTGAGAAAAGATAGCTCCAAAGAAAGCTCCAAGGAAAGCAAGTATTTGAATGATGAAGTGTGTGAGAAACAAAGTTCAAGTTCAAACTCAAAGTCATTTTGGAGCTTCAAGAGAAGTAGTAGCTGTGGAAGTGGCTATGGAAGAAGCTTGTGTCCATTGCCACTTCTATCTAGAAGCAATTCAACTGGATCTACCTCAAGTGTTAACAAGAGAAATTCAATGTCAAAGGATGGTATTAGTATTAAACAAAATTCTCAGAAACATTCTTCTTCAACAAGGCTTTCAAATTCATCTGGGTCTAACAGTTATCTGAAACCACCATTGAATAAGAGTCATGGATCTCATGGTAGTGTTAGAGTTAATCCTGTTCTTAATGTTCCTTCTGCAAATTTATTTGGTTTGGGTTCAATCTTCTCCAACAATAGAGACAAAAGCAAGAAAAAGTAG